A genome region from Solanum pennellii chromosome 12, SPENNV200 includes the following:
- the LOC107006628 gene encoding stress-associated endoplasmic reticulum protein 2-like — MTTSRRLADRKVERFEKNITKRGVVPETTAKKGSQYPVGPILLGFFVFVVIGSSLF; from the coding sequence atgaCTACATCAAGGCGTCTTGCTGATAGGAAGGTGGAgaggtttgagaaaaatattaccAAGCGAGGAGTTGTTCCTGAAACTACTGCAAAGAAGGGAAGCCAGTATCCAGTTGGCCCTATCTTGCTTGGATTCTTCGTCTTTGTTGTCATTGGCTCATCTTTGTTCTAG